A single genomic interval of Microbacterium sp. LWO14-1.2 harbors:
- a CDS encoding heavy metal translocating P-type ATPase, protein MSQHDHTEMHHNASHTTTETTDHGHDHHSHNGHAESDAHSGHAGHGGHSGHGDHVGQFRRLFWIMLMLAIPVVGFSMMFSMLLGYALPDAAWVMWVSPILGTVMYVWGGAPFLTGAVSELRARKPGMMLLIALAITVAFLASWGASVGLLHHELDFWWELALLIVIMLLGHWIEMRSLAQTTSALDSLAALLPDEAEKVDGEGTVTVAPADLQVGDVVVVRPGGRVPADGRIVQGSASMDESMITGESHPVRRADGDLVIAGTVATDSGLRVEITAVGQDTALAGIQKLVTEAQSSSSRAQRLADRAAGWLFWFALGAGVITALVWTLVGLPDQAVIRTITVLVIACPHALGLAIPLVVSIATERAARGGVLVKDRLALESMRTVDTVLFDKTGTLTKGSPAVTAIEPAGDMSPDELLALAAAAEADSEHPLARAIVATAKEKNLIVPSSKDFESSPAVGVRARVNARTIQVGGPYLLEQENASELAVADEWRREGAIILHVLVDGAVVGAFRLADEIRSESRQAVKALHDRDVQVVMITGDAEAVAASVAADLGIDRFFAGVRPEDKASKVKELQSEGRKVAMVGDGVNDAPALAQADVGIAIGAGTDVAIASAGVILASDDPRSVLSVIELSRASYRKMKQNLWWAAGYNLISVPLAAGVLAPVGFVLPMSVGAVLMSLSTIVVALNAQLLRRLNLAPDAVLKN, encoded by the coding sequence ATGAGCCAGCACGACCACACAGAGATGCACCACAACGCGTCTCACACCACCACCGAGACGACAGACCACGGTCACGACCACCACAGCCACAACGGGCACGCCGAAAGCGACGCTCACAGCGGTCACGCCGGGCATGGGGGCCACAGCGGGCATGGCGACCACGTCGGGCAGTTCCGGCGCCTGTTCTGGATCATGCTCATGCTCGCCATCCCCGTGGTGGGCTTCTCTATGATGTTCTCGATGCTGCTCGGCTACGCGTTGCCTGACGCGGCGTGGGTGATGTGGGTGTCACCGATCCTCGGAACAGTCATGTACGTCTGGGGCGGGGCACCGTTCCTGACCGGTGCGGTGAGCGAGCTCCGGGCTCGCAAGCCCGGGATGATGCTGCTCATCGCGCTGGCCATTACCGTGGCGTTCCTCGCATCCTGGGGAGCGAGTGTCGGACTGCTGCACCATGAGCTGGACTTCTGGTGGGAGCTGGCGCTCCTCATCGTCATTATGCTGCTCGGCCACTGGATCGAGATGCGCTCTCTCGCGCAAACGACATCCGCGTTGGACTCGCTCGCAGCCTTGCTGCCCGATGAGGCGGAGAAGGTCGACGGCGAGGGGACTGTCACAGTCGCTCCGGCCGATCTGCAGGTGGGTGACGTGGTCGTCGTCCGTCCGGGTGGCCGGGTTCCCGCTGACGGCCGGATCGTGCAGGGCTCGGCGAGCATGGACGAGTCGATGATTACCGGGGAGTCGCATCCGGTGCGTCGCGCCGATGGCGACCTGGTCATCGCCGGGACGGTTGCCACGGATTCCGGACTGCGGGTGGAGATCACCGCCGTCGGGCAAGACACCGCTCTAGCCGGGATCCAGAAGCTCGTCACGGAGGCTCAGAGCTCGTCGTCTCGCGCGCAGCGTCTCGCCGACCGCGCCGCCGGCTGGCTGTTCTGGTTCGCCCTCGGCGCCGGAGTCATCACAGCCCTCGTGTGGACGCTCGTCGGCCTGCCGGATCAGGCCGTGATCCGCACCATCACCGTGCTCGTCATCGCCTGCCCGCACGCGCTGGGACTCGCCATCCCGCTGGTCGTGTCTATTGCGACCGAGCGCGCCGCCCGCGGCGGTGTCCTGGTGAAGGATCGCCTCGCGCTGGAGAGCATGCGGACAGTCGACACCGTTTTGTTCGATAAGACCGGCACGCTCACCAAGGGAAGTCCGGCCGTCACCGCCATCGAGCCCGCGGGCGATATGTCGCCGGACGAACTGCTCGCACTGGCGGCCGCGGCCGAGGCGGACTCTGAGCACCCGCTGGCTCGCGCCATCGTCGCCACCGCGAAGGAGAAGAATCTCATCGTCCCGAGCTCGAAAGACTTCGAGTCCTCGCCAGCTGTCGGTGTCCGCGCACGGGTGAACGCACGCACGATCCAGGTGGGCGGTCCGTACCTGCTCGAGCAGGAGAACGCGTCCGAGTTGGCGGTGGCCGACGAGTGGCGCCGGGAGGGTGCCATCATTCTCCATGTTCTCGTGGACGGGGCGGTGGTCGGTGCGTTCAGGCTGGCGGACGAGATCCGGTCTGAGTCCCGCCAGGCTGTCAAGGCTTTGCACGACCGCGACGTGCAGGTGGTCATGATTACGGGGGATGCGGAGGCCGTCGCCGCGTCTGTGGCCGCAGATCTGGGTATCGACCGGTTCTTCGCGGGCGTCCGGCCGGAGGACAAGGCGTCGAAGGTGAAGGAGCTGCAGTCCGAGGGGCGGAAGGTCGCGATGGTCGGCGATGGCGTGAATGACGCCCCGGCGCTGGCCCAGGCCGATGTCGGAATCGCCATCGGCGCAGGTACCGATGTTGCCATCGCGTCGGCGGGAGTCATCCTCGCCAGCGACGATCCGCGGTCGGTGCTGTCGGTCATCGAGTTATCCCGGGCGAGCTACCGGAAGATGAAACAGAACCTGTGGTGGGCTGCCGGCTACAACCTCATCTCGGTTCCGCTCGCCGCCGGTGTTCTCGCACCCGTCGGGTTCGTGCTGCCGATGTCGGTCGGAGCGGTGCTGATGTCTCTGTCGACCATCGTCGTTGCTCTGAACGCGCAGCTGCTGCGCCGGTTGAATCTCGCTCCGGACGCGGTCCTGAAGAACTAG
- a CDS encoding DUF6153 family protein, with protein sequence MLTTLARRVHQRRSLTRSVVTVVAVALGVIFGLLAMHSMNTHAMPSGHSNDVAVASVAETHHEHTAPAASLPTDDYTGCVGCSENHGTTWMACVLALLVAVVLLARPGAWRHSLWQPRTPPRSSWARPTVHPLRPPSLTVLCISRK encoded by the coding sequence ATGCTGACGACACTCGCGCGACGCGTGCACCAGCGGCGTTCGCTCACCCGCAGCGTGGTCACCGTGGTCGCAGTCGCCCTTGGTGTCATCTTCGGATTGCTGGCGATGCACTCGATGAACACGCATGCCATGCCCTCCGGGCACAGCAATGACGTCGCCGTCGCCAGCGTCGCCGAGACGCATCACGAGCACACCGCCCCCGCAGCATCCTTACCGACGGACGATTACACAGGATGCGTCGGCTGCTCCGAAAACCACGGGACGACCTGGATGGCGTGCGTTCTCGCGCTCCTGGTCGCAGTTGTGCTGCTGGCACGCCCCGGCGCATGGCGGCACTCACTGTGGCAGCCACGCACCCCGCCCCGCTCGTCGTGGGCGCGACCGACGGTGCACCCACTCCGCCCACCCTCTCTCACCGTTCTCTGCATCAGCCGTAAGTGA
- a CDS encoding DUF305 domain-containing protein: MKNRPLATAAITLTALLALAGCAGTSSGGDMPGMNHGGSSSSAPASADANDADIMFASMMKEHHAQAVEMSDMLLSKDGVDERVVALAEEIKAAQEPEIQKMEQWLEDWRADTSGMESMDHGDGMMSEEDMKALGDATGADAGSLFLEQMIQHHQGAVDMAQEEVNNGQNSDAIALAETIIDAQTTEIATMKEILATL; this comes from the coding sequence ATGAAGAACCGTCCTTTGGCGACCGCCGCCATCACCCTCACTGCACTGCTCGCACTCGCCGGCTGCGCCGGCACCAGCTCCGGCGGCGACATGCCGGGCATGAACCACGGCGGCAGCAGCAGCTCCGCCCCCGCATCCGCCGACGCCAACGATGCCGACATCATGTTCGCCAGCATGATGAAGGAACACCACGCGCAGGCCGTTGAGATGTCCGACATGCTGCTCAGCAAGGACGGCGTCGACGAACGCGTCGTCGCTCTCGCAGAGGAGATCAAAGCCGCCCAAGAGCCTGAAATCCAGAAGATGGAGCAGTGGCTCGAAGACTGGCGTGCCGACACCTCGGGTATGGAGAGCATGGATCACGGCGACGGAATGATGTCCGAAGAGGACATGAAGGCCCTCGGCGACGCCACCGGTGCAGACGCCGGCAGTCTGTTCCTCGAGCAGATGATCCAGCACCACCAAGGTGCAGTCGACATGGCTCAAGAGGAAGTCAACAACGGCCAGAACAGCGACGCGATTGCCCTGGCCGAGACCATCATCGACGCGCAGACGACCGAGATCGCCACGATGAAGGAGATCCTCGCAACCCTCTGA
- a CDS encoding HIRAN domain-containing protein produces the protein MGLLDWFGRRSPPAVSPGRAGTPATPVLVSQRETASGITVSTYASGGPPVGYVSPYLSADEAEKLVHLDEHGLPNLRVVEFRGEWWLAETSTGRLVNAGSRVLRRLGIWSVRVRGDEHAPGTLRIGPATLVREPDNEFDANAVAVYQDETRCGYWNKGAARSLAKLLDSGQEMSAYAISARPPKVIAAEQRVLEHLVRRLRPT, from the coding sequence ATGGGTCTACTCGACTGGTTCGGGCGTAGGAGTCCACCTGCCGTCAGCCCGGGCCGCGCCGGAACGCCCGCCACTCCGGTTCTCGTCTCGCAACGCGAGACGGCCTCAGGCATCACGGTGTCTACCTACGCGTCTGGAGGGCCGCCGGTCGGCTACGTATCGCCGTATCTGTCAGCGGATGAGGCTGAGAAGCTTGTTCATCTGGACGAGCATGGATTGCCCAACCTTCGAGTGGTGGAGTTCAGAGGCGAGTGGTGGCTGGCAGAGACGTCGACCGGGCGGCTGGTGAATGCTGGGTCCCGGGTGCTGAGGCGTCTCGGGATCTGGAGCGTGCGCGTCCGTGGCGACGAGCACGCGCCCGGCACCCTACGGATCGGTCCTGCCACCCTCGTTCGCGAACCGGACAACGAGTTCGACGCGAACGCCGTCGCGGTGTATCAAGACGAGACCCGCTGCGGGTACTGGAACAAGGGCGCTGCCCGCTCTCTCGCGAAGCTCCTCGACAGCGGTCAGGAGATGTCCGCGTATGCCATCTCCGCACGTCCCCCGAAAGTAATCGCCGCTGAGCAGCGGGTCCTTGAACACCTCGTGAGGAGATTGCGCCCAACATAG
- a CDS encoding metallophosphoesterase, whose amino-acid sequence MRTPPTLKALELASTVDLPDQRVAVVGDIHGDFRWLDIVARAVQTLAPDVTTMLQLGDWAMDPGMTDEALDGTGIERVYVTLGNHEPWGQINPLLNAHPGCAIRVSEITWILPRPARLTIGGRSVLSLGGAVSVDRAWRVEGVSWWPDEEITRDHVAAAIAGGPADLMLTHESPAGTPVRAVREILRTNPFGFPDDARANSATSRARVAKVWNIVYPELLIHGHMHAPGGGQTEDGLRVASLGQDGQQGNLGFLDMTTLRIETPTLRQIREAAGR is encoded by the coding sequence ATGAGGACACCGCCGACGCTGAAAGCTCTCGAGCTCGCATCGACGGTCGACCTACCTGACCAGCGCGTGGCTGTGGTCGGCGACATCCACGGCGACTTCCGATGGCTGGACATCGTCGCTAGGGCGGTTCAGACGCTCGCACCGGACGTTACCACCATGCTGCAGCTCGGCGACTGGGCGATGGATCCCGGCATGACGGACGAGGCTCTCGATGGAACTGGCATCGAGCGCGTCTACGTGACGCTCGGGAATCACGAGCCCTGGGGCCAGATCAACCCGCTGCTGAACGCGCACCCCGGCTGTGCTATCCGGGTCTCTGAGATCACCTGGATTCTGCCAAGGCCCGCACGCCTGACTATCGGCGGCCGCAGCGTCCTCTCGCTTGGCGGCGCGGTGTCCGTCGACCGGGCGTGGCGGGTAGAAGGGGTGAGCTGGTGGCCGGACGAGGAGATCACCCGAGACCACGTGGCGGCGGCCATTGCGGGAGGACCCGCGGACTTGATGCTGACTCACGAGTCGCCCGCTGGCACGCCGGTGCGCGCAGTCCGGGAGATCCTGCGGACGAACCCGTTCGGATTCCCCGACGATGCCCGAGCAAACTCGGCCACCTCTCGCGCTCGAGTGGCGAAGGTCTGGAACATCGTCTATCCGGAGCTTCTCATTCACGGCCACATGCACGCGCCCGGTGGCGGACAGACTGAGGACGGGCTGCGTGTGGCAAGCCTTGGGCAGGACGGGCAACAGGGCAACCTCGGCTTCCTCGACATGACGACGCTGCGCATCGAGACGCCGACGCTTCGACAGATCCGGGAGGCGGCGGGGCGATGA
- a CDS encoding helix-turn-helix transcriptional regulator, whose protein sequence is MGRQETTSSEAWGAFAAAFGLRVHRLRVARGLSQEAVAYRAGLSRLTYIRYERGQAQSGAPANPSLKTLLALSQVFEIPLQELLPDDKPDVTAR, encoded by the coding sequence GTGGGCAGACAGGAGACGACCAGCAGCGAAGCGTGGGGAGCCTTCGCCGCCGCGTTCGGACTTCGGGTTCACCGCCTGCGAGTTGCACGCGGTCTTTCGCAAGAGGCCGTGGCGTACAGAGCCGGTCTTTCACGACTGACGTACATCAGGTACGAGCGTGGGCAGGCCCAATCGGGAGCACCGGCGAACCCTAGCCTGAAGACGCTTCTCGCACTGTCCCAAGTGTTTGAGATTCCCCTTCAAGAACTCTTACCTGACGACAAGCCAGATGTGACGGCTCGCTAG
- a CDS encoding helix-turn-helix transcriptional regulator: MEKKVTHTWRLREVMASRGLFNISDLIPILVDYGIELSPSQLYRLLGGSPERINLTLLHTICEALDCELTDLSVRQVVATPTRLKNTGTHGRTNDPKRPRRARIHRPE, encoded by the coding sequence ATGGAGAAGAAGGTCACGCACACATGGAGACTGCGCGAGGTGATGGCCTCGCGAGGGCTATTTAACATCTCCGACTTGATCCCGATTCTCGTTGACTATGGCATTGAGCTGTCTCCCTCTCAGCTATATCGGCTTCTCGGCGGCTCGCCCGAGCGTATAAATCTCACTCTGTTGCACACAATTTGCGAAGCACTCGATTGTGAACTTACTGACCTGTCGGTGCGACAAGTTGTCGCGACCCCCACGAGGCTCAAGAACACCGGCACCCATGGCCGAACCAACGACCCGAAGCGCCCTCGCCGTGCGCGAATACACAGACCAGAATGA